TTCTGATGACAACAAAATGCAATATGAAGCAAAAGAAAAATCCTACACAGGAAACATCCTTTTAAAACAAGGTTTTTACAATTATACGTTTGCAACTTTAAATTCTGATGGTAACTTAAACACCAATGATATTAATGGTTCTTTTTATGAAACCGAAAACGAATACACAGTAATTGTTTACTACAAACCTTTTGGTAGTTTTTATGAACGTGTAATTGGTATTGGTACAGGATATTTCAATCAAAATAAATAAAAACATTTATTATTCTTTAAAATGATGTAGAAAATCATTTGTGGTTTTTAATCAAAAAAACTACATTTACTAACAATGATAAATCAGATCACAAAAGGAATAAAAATTTCTGTTGAAACGAAATATAATGGTACAAGTTATAGAAACTATAAAATGTATCATATTTTTGGATATGCAATTACCATAGAAAACAGATCTTCAGAAACCGTAAAACTTACCGATCGATTTTGGACAATATTTGATTCACTTAACAACACAGAAGTTGTTAGTGGAGAAGGTGTTGTAGGACAAACACCAACTTTAAAACCAAATGATACATATACGTATAGTTCTGGTTGCTTTTTAGAATCTAACATAGGTGCTATGAAAGGTTTTTATACGATGATAAATATGGAAACTTTTGAACAATTTAAAGTTATTATACCAACTTTTCAACTAACAAACCAAACGATATTAAACTAAGTAAGTCTAAAAACAAACTCGCTAAAATTAAAGACCCTGCATGTTTAAATTGTGGGCATCCTTTTAGTGGGCAAGAAAAATTTTGT
The window above is part of the Polaribacter sp. SA4-12 genome. Proteins encoded here:
- the apaG gene encoding Co2+/Mg2+ efflux protein ApaG; the protein is MINQITKGIKISVETKYNGTSYRNYKMYHIFGYAITIENRSSETVKLTDRFWTIFDSLNNTEVVSGEGVVGQTPTLKPNDTYTYSSGCFLESNIGAMKGFYTMINMETFEQFKVIIPTFQLTNQTILN